A part of Paraliobacillus zengyii genomic DNA contains:
- a CDS encoding fumarylacetoacetate hydrolase family protein gives MKFVTYQVKNTLAPFRTGFVQGDYIIDLQRAYLKMLVHTEQIDKAYIAETLLPSDPSEFFKLGKLAFDRAKDAVTFVIDQKIAVENFSKEQVVIGSPVQTPSKIICIGTNYRDHVVEMKSNIPDYPVLFAKFANALIGPEDAIEKSPATEQLDYEVELAVVIGKEAKEVEESNALDYVAGYTIGNDISARDLQKRTPQWLQGKSLDRSTPIGPWLVTTDELIDPSCLSITSRVNGEVRQASNTKELIFSVPYLISFISKLITLSPGDIILTGTPDGVGFAQNPPQFLQPNDVVTLEIEGIGILENKVINKM, from the coding sequence ATGAAATTTGTAACGTATCAAGTAAAAAATACACTAGCACCTTTTAGAACTGGATTTGTCCAAGGAGATTATATTATTGATTTGCAGCGGGCTTACTTAAAAATGTTGGTACATACGGAACAAATAGATAAAGCTTATATAGCTGAAACGTTATTACCTTCTGATCCATCTGAATTTTTTAAACTAGGAAAATTAGCGTTTGATCGTGCCAAGGATGCTGTTACTTTTGTTATAGACCAAAAAATAGCTGTTGAGAATTTTTCAAAAGAACAAGTTGTAATAGGTTCTCCTGTTCAAACTCCATCTAAAATCATTTGTATTGGAACAAATTATAGAGATCATGTCGTCGAAATGAAAAGTAATATACCAGACTATCCAGTTTTATTTGCCAAGTTTGCCAATGCGTTAATTGGACCTGAAGATGCAATTGAAAAATCACCCGCAACAGAACAGCTTGACTATGAAGTAGAGTTGGCTGTGGTGATAGGAAAAGAAGCAAAAGAAGTTGAAGAGAGTAATGCGCTCGACTATGTCGCCGGTTATACGATTGGTAACGATATTTCTGCGCGTGACTTGCAAAAGCGCACACCTCAATGGCTACAAGGAAAATCATTAGACCGAAGCACACCAATTGGACCGTGGCTTGTCACAACGGATGAATTGATAGATCCGTCTTGCCTTTCCATCACATCCCGAGTTAACGGAGAGGTTCGTCAAGCCTCCAACACGAAGGAGCTTATCTTTAGTGTTCCATATCTCATTTCGTTTATTTCAAAATTAATTACATTGTCGCCAGGAGATATTATTTTAACAGGCACACCAGATGGTGTTGGTTTTGCCCAAAATCCACCACAATTTCTACAACCGAATGATGTGGTTACATTAGAAATTGAAGGAATAGGTATACTCGAAAACAAAGTTATTAATAAGATGTAG
- a CDS encoding AEC family transporter, producing the protein MGFFSVLLPIFGVFGLGFIGMKLLKMEVKSISTMAIYILSPFLAFQTFYQNPINIDYLYLSIYLLVLCVACISICYLIGYFKKWDKQNTSGFILASSFMNNGNYGTPLVLLVFGQEGFHYAVILMVLQQLIMCTIGIYVAAQGSQGERELSPLKEVIKVPIVYGSLLGMALNTLHLTIPAQVETVVDMVAAAAIPIIMIVLGMQLATISLKKLEVGKLSVALVIRLAIAPLIAYVITLFMPVDDVVKQIMILMAAMPTAANTTMYAVQFNAKPDFVSSATLISTLLSIVTLPIILAIIL; encoded by the coding sequence ATGGGATTTTTCAGCGTGTTACTTCCTATTTTCGGTGTTTTTGGACTTGGATTTATTGGAATGAAGTTATTAAAAATGGAAGTAAAGTCCATCTCAACGATGGCAATATATATTTTATCTCCCTTTTTAGCATTTCAGACTTTTTATCAAAATCCGATCAACATCGATTATTTATATTTAAGTATATACTTGCTTGTACTTTGTGTAGCGTGTATTTCAATATGTTATCTTATTGGTTATTTTAAAAAGTGGGATAAACAAAATACTAGTGGTTTTATTTTAGCTAGTTCATTTATGAATAATGGTAATTATGGTACGCCGTTAGTTTTACTGGTCTTTGGCCAGGAAGGCTTTCATTATGCTGTTATTTTAATGGTACTACAACAGTTAATTATGTGTACGATCGGTATTTATGTTGCGGCACAAGGAAGTCAAGGGGAGCGAGAATTATCTCCTTTAAAAGAAGTCATTAAAGTGCCGATTGTATATGGATCTTTATTAGGTATGGCTTTAAATACATTACATCTGACAATCCCAGCTCAAGTTGAAACTGTAGTTGATATGGTTGCAGCTGCAGCAATTCCAATTATCATGATTGTCTTGGGAATGCAACTGGCTACCATTTCATTAAAAAAATTAGAAGTAGGGAAATTGTCAGTCGCGTTAGTCATTCGATTAGCTATTGCACCACTAATTGCATATGTTATTACACTATTTATGCCTGTAGATGATGTTGTGAAGCAAATAATGATATTGATGGCTGCAATGCCAACTGCAGCGAATACGACAATGTACGCGGTACAATTCAATGCAAAACCAGACTTTGTTTCCAGCGCTACTTTAATTAGCACCTTACTTAGTATCGTTACATTACCAATTATATTAGCTATTATATTATGA
- the argC gene encoding N-acetyl-gamma-glutamyl-phosphate reductase: protein MKVAIIGGTGYGAIELARFLKMHPYAELTTIISHSKNGTSFSEVYPHMTDILELPMTALDIPALSETIDLVFFATPSNISKELVPEFLHHNVTCIDLSGDFRLKSSEDYEKWYEAPAANAKYLAQATYGLSEIYKEEIKKTKLIANPGCYPTATLLGLIPAIQKGWIEPNSIIIDGKTGVSGAGRGLSLNVHFSEMNENIKAYKLGAHKHIPEMEQVLGLEANEAVQVTFTPHIVPMTRGIMTTIYANLSGSIDQENVQQLYETFYKDHPFVRVRAEGVLPTTKEVYGSNYCDIGLHVDKRTGKLTIVSVIDNLVKGAAGQAIQNMNIINGWKEISGLDYPPIYP, encoded by the coding sequence GTGAAAGTAGCAATTATCGGTGGGACTGGATATGGTGCAATCGAGCTAGCTCGTTTTCTTAAAATGCATCCATATGCAGAGTTAACTACCATTATCTCGCATTCAAAAAATGGCACATCTTTTTCAGAAGTATACCCGCATATGACAGACATTCTAGAACTACCCATGACAGCTCTAGACATTCCAGCTTTAAGTGAAACTATTGATCTAGTATTCTTTGCGACACCATCCAATATTAGTAAAGAACTTGTACCTGAATTCTTACATCACAATGTGACTTGTATTGATCTATCTGGAGATTTTCGTTTGAAATCATCTGAAGATTATGAAAAGTGGTATGAAGCACCAGCAGCGAACGCAAAATACTTAGCACAAGCGACTTACGGTCTTAGTGAAATATATAAAGAAGAAATAAAAAAAACAAAGCTAATTGCAAATCCGGGTTGTTATCCAACAGCAACACTTTTAGGCTTAATTCCAGCCATTCAAAAAGGGTGGATAGAGCCAAACAGTATTATAATCGACGGTAAAACAGGTGTATCTGGTGCAGGTAGGGGCCTGTCGTTAAATGTTCATTTTTCAGAAATGAATGAAAATATTAAAGCATATAAATTAGGAGCACATAAGCATATTCCAGAAATGGAGCAAGTATTAGGACTGGAAGCAAATGAGGCAGTGCAAGTTACATTTACACCACATATCGTACCAATGACGAGAGGGATCATGACAACGATTTATGCAAATCTATCAGGGTCAATTGACCAAGAGAACGTGCAACAATTATATGAAACCTTTTATAAAGATCATCCTTTTGTACGAGTACGAGCTGAAGGGGTACTTCCAACAACGAAGGAAGTCTATGGAAGTAACTATTGTGATATTGGCTTACACGTAGATAAACGAACAGGAAAGCTAACGATAGTCTCGGTAATTGATAATTTAGTTAAAGGTGCAGCAGGGCAAGCAATTCAAAACATGAACATCATCAATGGCTGGAAAGAAATATCGGGATTAGATTATCCCCCTATTTATCCATAA
- a CDS encoding glycoside hydrolase family 1 protein produces MAVEYKFPEGFWWGSAASATQTEGADKEGGKGKNIWDHWYEIEPNRFFEGVGPETTSDFYHRYKEDIQNMKEIGHNTFRMSISWARLIPGGEGHVNQEAVNFYNNVIDEFLANDIEPFVNLFHFDMPLELQEKGGWENREVVDAFVEYARQSFALFGDRVKKWFTFNEPIVPVEGGYLYDFHYPNIVDAKKAVQVAYNTMIAHAKAVKVYHASHDGKIGIILNLTPSYPRSQNPADLKASHVCDLFFNRSFLDPAVKGEFPADLISLLEEHGQLPNTQAGDKTLLKENIVDILGVNYYQPRRVKAKETLPNPYSPFMPDWFFDNYEMPGRKMNPYRGWEIYEKGVYDIMVNLKDNYGNIESFISENGMGVQNEERFLKNGRIEDDYRIDFIKGHLKWVHKAIEEGCNAKGYHLWTFMDNWSWMNAYKNRYGFFSVDIETKERTAKKSATWFAEASKNNGFNG; encoded by the coding sequence ATGGCAGTAGAATATAAGTTTCCAGAAGGTTTTTGGTGGGGGAGTGCCGCATCCGCTACCCAAACAGAAGGCGCTGATAAAGAAGGTGGAAAAGGAAAAAACATTTGGGATCATTGGTATGAAATAGAACCAAATCGTTTTTTTGAAGGTGTAGGACCAGAAACAACATCTGATTTTTATCATCGATATAAAGAAGACATTCAAAATATGAAAGAGATTGGTCATAATACTTTCCGTATGTCTATTTCATGGGCACGCTTAATCCCAGGTGGTGAAGGTCACGTCAATCAAGAAGCGGTAAACTTTTATAATAACGTCATTGATGAATTTCTTGCTAATGATATCGAACCTTTTGTTAATTTATTTCATTTTGACATGCCACTTGAGTTACAGGAAAAAGGTGGATGGGAAAACCGTGAAGTTGTTGATGCATTTGTAGAATATGCACGCCAAAGTTTTGCTCTGTTTGGAGATCGTGTGAAAAAATGGTTTACATTCAATGAACCAATTGTTCCTGTTGAAGGTGGCTATTTATATGACTTTCATTATCCGAATATTGTAGATGCAAAAAAAGCTGTACAAGTTGCCTACAATACGATGATTGCACATGCAAAAGCAGTAAAGGTTTATCATGCATCACATGATGGGAAAATTGGAATTATTTTAAATTTAACACCATCATACCCACGTAGCCAGAACCCTGCAGATTTAAAAGCTTCGCATGTTTGTGATTTGTTTTTTAATCGTAGTTTTTTAGATCCAGCTGTTAAAGGTGAGTTTCCAGCTGATTTAATTTCATTATTAGAAGAGCATGGACAATTGCCTAATACACAAGCTGGCGATAAAACATTATTAAAAGAGAATATTGTTGATATTCTTGGTGTGAATTATTACCAACCGCGTCGTGTGAAAGCGAAGGAAACTTTGCCGAATCCATATAGTCCATTTATGCCTGATTGGTTTTTTGATAATTATGAAATGCCTGGTCGTAAAATGAACCCATATCGTGGATGGGAAATTTACGAAAAAGGTGTTTATGATATTATGGTTAATTTAAAAGATAATTACGGAAATATTGAGTCATTTATATCTGAAAATGGTATGGGTGTTCAAAATGAAGAACGTTTTTTAAAAAATGGCAGAATCGAAGATGATTATCGTATTGATTTTATTAAAGGACATCTTAAATGGGTTCATAAAGCTATTGAAGAAGGTTGTAATGCAAAAGGATACCATTTGTGGACATTCATGGACAACTGGTCTTGGATGAACGCATATAAAAATCGTTACGGCTTTTTCTCAGTTGATATAGAAACAAAAGAACGAACAGCGAAGAAAAGTGCTACATGGTTTGCTGAAGCTTCCAAAAATAACGGTTTTAATGGATAA
- a CDS encoding PTS sugar transporter subunit IIB: protein MKRILLACSAGMSTSLLVTKMEEEAKTRGIETEIWAVAQDKAPSEMKRADVLLIGPQMRFMKKKFAVTAEEVGIPLDVIDPMAYGRVDGKAVLDKALELIGE, encoded by the coding sequence ATGAAAAGAATACTACTAGCATGTTCAGCAGGTATGTCTACTAGCCTCTTGGTTACAAAGATGGAGGAAGAAGCAAAAACAAGAGGAATTGAAACTGAGATTTGGGCAGTAGCACAAGATAAAGCACCAAGTGAAATGAAACGTGCGGATGTCCTTTTGATTGGACCACAAATGCGTTTTATGAAGAAGAAATTTGCAGTTACAGCTGAAGAAGTTGGAATACCGCTAGATGTTATCGATCCAATGGCATATGGCCGTGTTGATGGCAAAGCAGTTTTAGATAAAGCGTTAGAGTTAATTGGCGAGTAA
- a CDS encoding BglG family transcription antiterminator: protein MHSRIIQILRELMASEEAVTSEYLANIINVTSRTVRDDIKALGRLLESNGAKIHSIRGTGYQLDIEDDQRFRSYLQQFLDEEKGEDAVVPDSPDERIKYLIRRFLLAEGYLKLDELCDEMHISKSTIQNDVRQVKKVLENYSIHLDKRPNYGMKVIGSEVKLRFAMSEYVFDRSASVAKSIWQDQLSSITNQENLDAIWSIIINQIKENGITLSDIAINNLFIHIAIAYKRIKSGHHVSLFKKELNEIIDQKEYEVAKKIVLKTEGILSVTFPQEEIAYIAIHLLGTKMVSQTNMSEQEIGLVMEDNIYRMTMLALNSIESKLHLGIRHDRELIIGLGLHLKPAINRYKYGMNVRNPMIDDIKTNYPLAFEAGIVAGMVLEEEMAVTIDENEIGYIALHIGAAIERSKLQTGPKRCIIVCASGLGSAQLLKYKLKSKFGSKLDVIGTTEFYKLQQIPFEEIDFIVSSVPITEKVSVPVIEVNTILSDKDLDKIETFVIDNTSSVFEYIKQDLLFLHQSFQTKDEVLHFLVDKLEEKKLIPANYLNLVYEREKVAPTAYGNLVAIPHPVTAQTNSTFLTICTLEKPIDWAEKRVQFICLLNVEKDSQKDLQNMYEMLGKMVDNSHLIQQLIKCENYQEFIRTLIK, encoded by the coding sequence TTGCACTCCCGGATTATTCAAATTTTGCGTGAATTAATGGCTTCAGAAGAAGCAGTTACGAGTGAGTATCTTGCTAATATTATTAATGTTACTTCTCGTACAGTACGTGATGATATAAAAGCACTTGGTCGCTTGTTGGAGTCTAATGGTGCGAAAATTCATTCGATTCGTGGAACGGGATATCAGTTGGATATAGAAGACGATCAACGTTTTCGGTCATACTTACAGCAATTCTTAGATGAAGAAAAAGGTGAAGATGCTGTTGTACCGGATTCACCTGATGAAAGGATAAAGTATTTAATCAGACGTTTTTTATTAGCGGAAGGTTATTTAAAACTAGATGAACTCTGTGATGAAATGCATATTAGTAAATCAACGATTCAAAATGATGTGCGCCAAGTCAAAAAGGTACTAGAAAATTATTCGATACATTTAGATAAACGACCGAATTATGGTATGAAGGTGATTGGTAGTGAGGTAAAGTTACGTTTTGCGATGTCAGAGTATGTATTTGATAGAAGTGCAAGCGTTGCGAAATCCATATGGCAAGATCAGTTGTCTTCCATCACAAATCAAGAAAATCTTGATGCTATTTGGTCCATTATTATAAATCAAATTAAAGAAAATGGTATTACATTATCTGACATTGCAATAAACAATTTATTTATTCATATTGCAATAGCATATAAGCGTATTAAGAGTGGACATCATGTCTCACTATTTAAGAAAGAGCTAAATGAAATTATTGATCAAAAAGAGTACGAAGTTGCTAAAAAAATTGTTTTGAAAACGGAAGGAATTTTGAGTGTTACTTTTCCACAAGAAGAAATCGCCTATATTGCCATTCATTTATTAGGTACTAAGATGGTCAGTCAAACAAACATGAGTGAGCAAGAGATAGGTCTAGTGATGGAAGATAATATTTACCGAATGACAATGCTTGCTTTAAATTCAATTGAATCCAAACTTCACTTAGGTATTCGGCATGATCGAGAATTGATCATTGGTCTTGGTTTACATTTGAAGCCTGCAATTAATCGTTATAAGTATGGAATGAATGTCCGAAATCCAATGATTGATGATATTAAGACAAACTATCCGTTAGCATTTGAAGCAGGAATTGTTGCAGGCATGGTATTAGAAGAAGAAATGGCAGTTACCATTGATGAGAACGAAATTGGTTACATTGCCTTGCATATCGGGGCGGCCATAGAGCGAAGTAAATTACAAACTGGACCGAAACGCTGTATAATCGTTTGCGCTTCTGGTTTAGGCAGCGCACAGTTACTGAAATACAAATTAAAATCAAAGTTTGGTTCCAAGTTAGATGTTATTGGAACTACCGAGTTTTACAAATTACAACAGATACCATTTGAAGAAATCGATTTTATTGTAAGTTCCGTACCGATTACAGAGAAAGTCTCAGTGCCAGTAATAGAAGTAAACACAATATTAAGTGATAAAGATTTAGACAAAATAGAGACCTTTGTAATTGATAATACAAGTAGTGTGTTTGAGTATATTAAACAAGATTTATTATTCTTACACCAGTCGTTTCAGACGAAAGATGAGGTACTTCATTTTTTAGTAGATAAATTAGAAGAAAAGAAATTAATACCTGCTAATTATCTTAATCTTGTCTATGAACGTGAAAAAGTCGCTCCAACAGCATATGGAAATTTAGTAGCAATTCCGCATCCTGTCACGGCTCAAACGAATAGTACATTTCTTACTATCTGTACATTAGAAAAGCCAATTGATTGGGCGGAAAAACGCGTACAATTTATCTGCTTATTAAATGTAGAAAAGGACAGCCAAAAGGATTTGCAGAACATGTATGAAATGCTTGGGAAAATGGTAGACAATTCACATTTAATTCAACAGTTAATTAAGTGTGAAAACTATCAAGAATTTATAAGAACGCTAATTAAATAA
- a CDS encoding PTS lactose/cellobiose transporter subunit IIA: MDNTITEIAFQIILYAGNGKSSAMEGIHEAKDGNFEAADKKIEEAGEELGKAHEFQTKLLQAEASGEGQSVNVILVHSQDHLMTAMTVRDLAIEIIEIYRSK; encoded by the coding sequence ATGGATAATACGATTACTGAAATTGCTTTTCAAATAATTCTTTATGCAGGAAACGGAAAGTCAAGTGCGATGGAAGGTATTCATGAAGCAAAGGATGGAAATTTTGAGGCTGCTGATAAAAAAATAGAAGAAGCAGGTGAAGAATTAGGAAAAGCACATGAGTTTCAAACGAAATTATTACAAGCAGAAGCTAGTGGAGAAGGACAATCTGTCAATGTTATCTTAGTTCATTCACAAGACCATTTAATGACAGCTATGACAGTAAGAGATCTTGCTATTGAAATTATTGAAATATATCGAAGTAAATAA
- the argB gene encoding acetylglutamate kinase yields the protein MEYIIIKCGGSIVDQLPQAFYQNIASIQADEKVQPIIVHGGGALISSRLKQMDVATTFVNGLRVTTTEVLDVVEMVLSGSVNKQIVRNLIQEDALAFGMSGVDGNLLHAVEVKQDKGLGYVGEVDHVNVDLLHSVIAQGYIPVVSPIAIGEAGQRYNINADTAAAAIAQALKAKLCFISDIPGIYIEENDKKVTLHHTDKIQIESLIATNVIQGGMIPKVKAALAALAENVPEVAIVNGMDAQALLDFIDGKDVGTRIRLEEISHV from the coding sequence ATGGAGTATATCATAATTAAATGTGGTGGAAGTATTGTTGATCAGCTTCCACAAGCTTTTTATCAAAATATTGCTAGCATTCAAGCAGATGAAAAGGTGCAACCAATTATTGTTCATGGTGGTGGCGCGCTAATTTCCTCTCGTCTGAAGCAAATGGACGTTGCTACAACGTTTGTGAATGGTTTACGTGTAACAACTACTGAAGTGTTAGATGTGGTTGAGATGGTCTTAAGCGGCTCTGTGAATAAACAAATTGTTCGTAATTTGATACAAGAGGATGCTTTGGCGTTTGGGATGAGTGGTGTCGATGGTAATCTCTTGCACGCTGTAGAAGTAAAACAAGATAAGGGTCTTGGCTACGTTGGTGAAGTTGATCATGTCAATGTTGATTTATTACACAGCGTTATTGCGCAAGGTTATATTCCAGTTGTTTCGCCAATTGCTATTGGAGAAGCGGGACAACGTTATAATATCAATGCAGACACGGCAGCAGCTGCAATAGCACAAGCATTAAAAGCTAAACTATGTTTTATTAGCGATATTCCTGGAATTTATATCGAAGAGAATGATAAGAAAGTTACATTGCACCATACGGATAAGATCCAAATTGAATCGTTAATAGCTACAAATGTCATTCAAGGCGGAATGATTCCTAAAGTGAAAGCGGCATTAGCAGCACTTGCAGAAAATGTGCCAGAAGTTGCTATTGTTAATGGCATGGATGCACAAGCTTTACTTGATTTTATCGATGGCAAAGACGTAGGTACAAGAATTCGATTGGAGGAGATTAGTCATGTCTGA
- the argJ gene encoding bifunctional ornithine acetyltransferase/N-acetylglutamate synthase, with product MHQISTIEKFNLLTNGNIASPIGFTAGGLHCGIRKKKLDLGWVYSEKAAQTAGVYTTNLFQAAPLKVTQESIATDHMLQGIIVNSGIANACTGKQGLADAYEMRKLFAEKVKIPVQHAAVASTGLIGDFLPMDAIRNGIKQIDEEKNLDSNRFENAILTTDTKEKGIAIQFDINGKKVTIGGAAKGSGMIHPNMATMLSFITTDADVEYEALQDGLRQLTNQSFNMITVDGDTSTNDMVLVLANGMADNQTLNPEHPEWNVFLEGLHFVCQSLAKEIARDGEGASKLIEVQVTGANTEKAAQAISKTIISSNLVKTAIHGADANWGRVITAIGYSGEMLDPDDVCVALGKIEVVKNGMPLPFDETEAKQYLMQDTVTIHASVGDGKGNATAWGCDLSYEYVRINASYRT from the coding sequence ATGCATCAGATTAGTACAATAGAAAAGTTTAATTTACTTACAAACGGTAATATTGCATCACCGATAGGATTTACTGCTGGTGGCTTACACTGTGGTATTCGTAAGAAGAAACTCGATCTTGGTTGGGTGTACTCAGAGAAGGCTGCACAAACAGCAGGCGTGTATACAACGAATCTTTTTCAAGCTGCGCCATTAAAAGTTACCCAAGAAAGTATCGCTACGGACCACATGTTACAAGGAATAATTGTTAACTCTGGTATTGCCAACGCTTGTACAGGGAAGCAAGGCTTAGCTGATGCTTATGAGATGAGAAAACTATTCGCTGAAAAAGTAAAAATTCCTGTTCAACACGCTGCTGTTGCTTCGACAGGTCTTATTGGCGATTTCCTACCAATGGATGCAATTCGGAATGGAATCAAACAAATAGATGAGGAAAAAAACTTAGACAGTAACCGTTTTGAAAATGCCATTCTGACTACAGATACAAAAGAAAAAGGAATCGCGATTCAATTTGATATAAACGGAAAAAAGGTGACAATTGGCGGAGCTGCTAAAGGATCGGGAATGATTCACCCAAATATGGCGACGATGTTAAGTTTTATTACTACAGATGCAGACGTTGAATATGAGGCATTACAAGACGGATTAAGACAGTTGACGAATCAGTCATTTAATATGATTACGGTTGATGGTGATACAAGTACGAATGATATGGTGCTAGTGTTAGCCAATGGAATGGCAGATAATCAAACATTGAATCCAGAACATCCAGAGTGGAATGTCTTTCTTGAGGGGCTTCATTTTGTTTGTCAGTCACTTGCAAAAGAGATTGCTAGAGACGGAGAAGGCGCTAGCAAATTAATTGAGGTACAAGTCACAGGTGCCAATACTGAGAAGGCTGCGCAAGCAATTAGTAAAACGATAATCTCATCTAATCTAGTTAAAACTGCTATTCATGGTGCTGATGCGAATTGGGGACGTGTGATTACTGCAATTGGGTATAGTGGAGAAATGTTAGATCCCGATGATGTTTGTGTTGCACTAGGTAAGATTGAAGTGGTTAAAAACGGAATGCCCTTACCGTTTGATGAAACAGAAGCAAAGCAGTATTTAATGCAGGACACTGTAACAATTCATGCTAGTGTTGGTGATGGGAAAGGTAATGCCACTGCTTGGGGTTGTGACCTTTCTTATGAATATGTCAGAATTAATGCTTCCTATCGCACATAA
- the celB gene encoding PTS cellobiose transporter subunit IIC, which translates to MNRFMEVLENVLMPVADKLNNNRYLTALRNGFMVALPLIIFGSIFVVIANFPFLDQWISEDAYATYQDTLGPASAATLSIMGLFVIIGIGYKMVEQRGGESIYGGVVALAAFLILTPQVLDEVSGVIPTSILGAEGMFLGIFTAFFAAEIYQAIVKRDWTIKMPDGVPAAVARSFSALIPIALTLTVFLVVRIIFSYTPFETVQNFIYTLIQEPLTVLGSGLPATIIAVLLIQVFWFFGLHGQIIVNSVFDPIWYALNDQNLQAFQAGEELPNIVTKQFIDTFIVGIGGSGMTLAVIIGIFIIGKSRQMRELGKLGAPAGIFNVNEPIIFGLPIIMNPLVIIPWLLAPVIVALVTYFSMATGIVPKPAGVIVPWTTPAVLSGFLATGNHIMGAVLQLVNIAIVFVIWFPFLKIMDKQYYQNEKDEAA; encoded by the coding sequence ATGAACAGATTTATGGAGGTATTAGAAAATGTTCTTATGCCAGTTGCGGATAAACTGAATAACAACCGTTATTTAACCGCACTACGTAATGGTTTTATGGTAGCTTTACCATTAATCATTTTCGGTTCAATCTTTGTTGTAATCGCTAACTTTCCGTTTTTAGATCAGTGGATAAGTGAAGATGCATACGCAACCTATCAAGATACCTTAGGTCCCGCATCAGCAGCAACTTTAAGTATTATGGGTCTCTTTGTTATCATAGGTATAGGGTATAAGATGGTAGAGCAAAGAGGTGGAGAGTCAATTTATGGTGGAGTAGTTGCCTTAGCTGCATTCTTAATTTTGACACCACAAGTTTTAGATGAGGTTTCTGGTGTAATACCAACCTCAATTTTGGGAGCAGAAGGAATGTTCTTAGGTATTTTTACTGCGTTTTTTGCTGCAGAAATCTATCAAGCTATTGTTAAGAGAGATTGGACAATAAAAATGCCAGATGGTGTTCCTGCCGCTGTAGCTCGTTCGTTTAGTGCACTTATTCCAATAGCATTGACACTAACTGTATTTTTAGTAGTCCGAATTATTTTCAGTTATACACCATTTGAAACAGTACAAAATTTTATCTACACACTAATTCAAGAACCATTGACTGTATTAGGTAGTGGGTTACCAGCAACAATTATTGCAGTCTTATTGATTCAAGTATTTTGGTTCTTTGGTTTACATGGTCAAATTATCGTCAACTCCGTATTTGATCCAATTTGGTATGCATTGAATGACCAAAATTTACAAGCATTTCAAGCAGGTGAGGAACTTCCGAATATCGTAACAAAACAGTTTATTGATACCTTTATTGTAGGTATTGGTGGTTCTGGTATGACGCTTGCGGTAATTATAGGGATATTTATAATTGGGAAAAGTCGCCAAATGAGAGAATTAGGTAAGTTAGGTGCGCCAGCTGGTATCTTTAATGTGAATGAACCAATTATCTTTGGTTTACCAATTATTATGAATCCACTAGTTATTATTCCGTGGTTATTAGCGCCAGTAATTGTAGCGTTAGTAACATACTTTTCAATGGCAACAGGTATTGTACCAAAACCAGCCGGGGTCATTGTTCCGTGGACAACACCAGCTGTATTAAGTGGTTTCCTGGCAACTGGTAATCATATCATGGGTGCGGTACTACAACTAGTTAACATTGCAATTGTATTCGTAATTTGGTTCCCTTTCTTGAAAATAATGGATAAACAATATTACCAAAATGAAAAAGATGAAGCAGCATAA
- a CDS encoding threonine/serine exporter family protein → MIIEQLVTSFIAAAAFSVIFNAPKNRLIQCGLVGMLGWFVYTICTVNGIDAVVATVAASILVAVLSQLCAKFYKTPIIIFTVSGIIPLVPGGLAYDAMRNFVVNDYNMAIQLAAKAFLISGAIAIGLVFSEIINQMIRKAKWKKIQ, encoded by the coding sequence ATGATTATTGAGCAGTTAGTAACTAGTTTTATAGCGGCCGCAGCTTTTTCTGTCATTTTTAATGCACCGAAAAACAGGTTAATACAATGTGGGTTAGTGGGTATGTTAGGTTGGTTTGTTTATACAATATGTACAGTTAATGGTATTGATGCAGTCGTAGCAACTGTTGCAGCTTCTATCTTAGTTGCTGTGTTAAGTCAATTATGTGCAAAGTTTTATAAGACTCCAATCATTATATTTACAGTATCTGGAATAATACCATTGGTACCTGGTGGTTTAGCTTATGATGCCATGCGAAATTTTGTGGTGAATGATTACAATATGGCAATACAACTAGCAGCAAAGGCATTTTTAATATCTGGTGCTATTGCCATTGGTCTAGTTTTTTCGGAAATTATTAATCAAATGATTCGCAAAGCAAAATGGAAAAAAATACAGTAG